The genomic DNA GCGGGCCGGACGGAGGTCGGCGGGGAAGCCGCCGACGCGAGTGTGCAACTCCGCCTGCAGGGCGTCCCGCGTGCGGCGGCCGAGCGCCGGCGCGAACGCGGCGGGCGCGACGCCGAAGGCGATCCACGGCCCTGCGGGGTCGACGGCCACGGACGTCACGACGAGCCCGGCGCGACGGTCGGCACCGTCGGGCCCCGGGCCGAAGGGGACGCGCACGAGGACCGGCGTGCCGAGGCCGCCGGGCTGCAGGTTCCGCGGGTACCCGAGGAGCCGCTCCGCCTGCTGCACGGACCGGCCCACCAGTTCCTCGGTGCGGATCCGGCCACCGGATCCCTCGCGGAGCGCGGGCGGGACGAGACCGGCGAGGACCAGCATGGCGAACACGCCGAAGGCCGCCCAGAAGAGGTCGTGCCCGACCAGCGCGATGATCGTGGACGCCGCGGCGAACGCGCAGGCGGCCAGGTGCACGGCCAGCTGGGCGCGGAGCGAGCCCGTGGTGGCGACCAGCCCGACCAGCAGGATCGCGGCGACCAGCGGCACCACCGCCCAGTGGCGATCGTGCACCGCGGCGAGGAGTGCGGCGCCGAAGACGAGCAGGTAGGCGATCCACCACCTGCTCGCCTGCGGCCCCATCTGCACTCTGGTCATGCAAAGAAGATACAACCCGGGTTCGGGCCGGGGCGGGCGATCAGTGACCCCGGCGGATCCATTCCTCCAGGTGAGGGGACTCCGCGCCCAGGGTGGTGCCGTCCCCGTGGCCGGTGTGCACGACCGTCTCCGGCGGCAGCGCGAACAGCCGGTCGCGGATCGATTCGATGATCACCGAGAAGTCGCTGTAGGAGCGGCCGGTGGCGCCGGGCCCACCCGCGAACAGGGTGTCGCCGCTGAACAGCTGCCCCGCCTCCGGCAGGTACAGGCACACCGACCCCGGCGAGTGGCCGGGAGCGTGGATCACGCGGATCTCTGTGCCGCCCACCGCGACCCGGCTATCGTCCGCCAGGTCCTCGTGCGCGACGCCGGGGTGCGTCATGTCCCACAGCACGTCGTCGCCGGGGTGCAGCAGGATCGGCGCGTCGAGGCGCTCGGACAGCTCGGGCGCGACGGTCACGTGGTCGTTGTGCCCATGGGTGCAGACGATTCCGCGCACCGTCCGGCCGCCGACGGCGTCGATGATCGGGGCGGCCGCGTGGGCGGCGTCGATCACCACGACCTCGCTGTCGTCGCCGACCAGCCAGACGTTGTTGTCGACCTCCCAGGTGCCGCCGTCGAGGCTGAACGTGCCCGACGTGACAACGCGTTCCACGCGCAGCGTCACAGGACCACCACCGAGCGCAGCACCTCGCCGCGGTGCATCGTCTCGAAGGCCTGCTCCACCTCGTCGAGGCCGATCCGCTCGGTGACGAACTTCTCCAACGGCAGGCGGCCCTGGCGGTACAGGTCGACGAGCTGCGGGAAGTCCCGCTCGGGCAGGCAGTCGCCGTACCAGGACGACTTGAGAGCCCCACCGCGCGAGAAGAAGTCGATGAGCGGCATGTCCAGCGTCATGTCCGGGGTGGGCACGCCCACGAGCACGACAGTGCCGGCCAGGTCGCGGGCGTAGAAGGCCTGCTTCCACGTCTCGGGTCGGCCGACCGCGTCGATCACCACATCGGCGCCGAAGCCGTCGGTGAGCTCCTGGATCGCCTCCACGGCATCGGTTTCCGCGGCGTTGACGGTGTGCGTGGCACCCAGCTCGCGAGCCCACTCCAGCTTCTTCGGGTCCCGGTCCACGGCGATGATGGTCCGCGCGCCGACCAGTCGCGATCCCGCGATGGCCGCGTCTCCCACACCGCCGCAACCGATCACGGCCACGGTGTCGCCGCGCGAGACGCCGCCGGTGTTCACCGCGGCGCCGAGGCCGGCCATCACGCCGCAGCCCAGCAGCCCCACCACCGACGGATCGGCGTCGGCGTCCACCTTCGTGCACTGCCCCTGGTGCACCAGGGTCTTCTCCGCGAAGGCGCCGATGCCGAGGGCGGGCGAGAGTTCGGTGCCGTCCTCGAGCGTCATCTTCTGTGTGGCGTTGAAGGTGTCGAAGCAGTACTGCGGTTTGCCGCGCTTGCAGGCGCGGCACTGCCCGCACACGGCGCGCCAGTTGAGCACGACGAAGTCGCCGGGCGCGACGTGATCGACTCCCTCGCCGACGGTTTCGACAATGCCGGCGGCCTCGTGGCCGAGCAGGAAGGGGAACTCGTCGTTGATGCCGCCCTCCCGGTAGTGCAGGTCGGTGTGGCAGACGCCGCACGCCTGCACCGCGACGACCACCTCGCCGGGACCGGGATCGGGGATCACGATCGGGACGACTTCGACGGGCTCGCCCTTCGCGCGGGCGACGATTCCTCTGACGGTCTGCGGCACGGGTTGTCCTCCTGGTCCGGATACGGCTATTGCCATCCTCGCATTGATCGGGCCGGCGAGGACTCGGGCTCAGTGCACGTGGTTGCGCCAGTCGGCGGGCACGCGGCCGGCGGGGCCGGGCACGGCCTGGTCGACGGGGCGGTGCTGCGGGTCGGCGAGCCGCGGACCGTCGTAGTAGTCCTCGGAGACGTAGTCCCAGAACCAGGACTCGCCGGGCTCGTAGCTCTGCACGATCGGGTGCCCGCTCTCGCGGGCGTGGCCGCTCGCGTGCTGCGACGGCGAGGAGTCGCAGCAGCCGATGTGGCCGCACGTCGCGCAGCGGCGCAGGTGCACCCACCAGCCACCGGCGGCGTCGCACTCCACGCACCCGGTGCCGCTGGGCGGCACCGTCGGGTCGATCGGGTCGGTCGGTTCGCTCATGGTTCCAGTCCTTCTCCCACCTCGGCGGGATCGTCGATCGCGGGCTCGCGCTGCGGCCCGGCGATGGGCAGTTCCACGGTGAACACGGTGTTCCCGGCTCGGACCGCACCGCCAGGTCGCCCTGGTGCTTGTTGACGACGATGCGCCACGAGATGTCCAGCCCCAGACCGGTTCCCTCGCCCACGCCCTTGGTGGTGAAGAAGGGCTCGAAGATGCGGGGCAGCACGTCGGCGGGGATGCCGGTGCCCGTGTCGGCGACCTCGACGACGACCGAGTCCTCCTTGCGGTGGGCGCGCAGCGTCAGCGTGCCGCGGCCGTCCATGGCCTGCACGGCGTTGTCGATGAGGTTGGTCCACACCTGGTTCAGCTCGGCGCCGTAGCCCTGGATGTCGGGCAGGTCGGGGTCGTAGTCGCGAACGACGGTGACCTCTCCCAGCTTGCGGCTGAGCATGACGACGGTGCTGTCGAGCAGCTCGCGCACGTCGAGCACCTGGAACGGCGCGCGGTCCATCTGCGAGTACTGTTTGGCCGCCTGCACCAGCGTGGAGATCCGGCCCGTGGAGTCGGTGATCTCGTTCATGAGCAGCTCGGTCTCGACGGTGTAGTACAGCCACCGGAGCGCGCCGGAGAGCACCGGCCCGTCGTCGAGCGAGCCCGCGACGCGGTCGAGGAAGTCGGTCTGCAGGCCCGCGGCCACGAAGACCGGCGCCAGCACGTGCCCGTCGCCGATGTCGTGATCGTCGAGCCAGTCCATGATCTCGTCCTCGCGGTCCGAGGCCTCGAGCGGGCCGAGGTCCGGGGCCTCCGCGACCGCCTCGACCGCCTCCTCCTGGAACTTCACGAGGTCCACGAGCCGGGTGCGGTCGAGCTTGCCGCTGGCGATGCCGGCCAGCTTGTGCCGCATCCCGCCGACGCGCGTGCGCAGTTCCGCCGCCGCGCGGGTGGCCGCGCCGGCGGGGTTGTTCAGCTCGTGCGTGAGCCCGGCGGAGAGCGAGCCCAGCGCCAGCAGCCGCTCGCGCTGCTCGACGATCTGCCGGGTGCGCTGCCCGCCGTAGAAGACGCCCTCGAGCAGGTGCACGGCCATGGGGAACCACTCGTGCATCGCCTCGTTGAAATCCTCGGCGGGCAGCATGAAGAACTGCGCCTCGGTGACCGCCCGCATCGACGAGTTGTACTGCTTCTGCGCGGGGCCGCCCTTGCCGAGGAACGCCGACCACGCGCCGGCGTACGCGCCGCGCTGGTCGGAGCGGGTCGTCTCGACCTCGGCGTCGCCCACCTTCTGCGAGAGCGCGATCGTCCCCTGGAGCAGGACGTACAGCCACTGCGCCGGGTCACCGGTGGAGTAGACGGGGCCGGCCGGGAAGGTCTCCACGTGGCCGCGCCGGCACAGCCACTCCAACTGTTCGTCGCTGAGCTTCTCGAACAGGAACAGGGTGCGCAGTTCGTCGACGAAGCACGGGTCATGAGTGCTCACGAGTCGACTCCTTCCAGATAGCGGTGGACGAACATGACGGCCATCGCGCCCTCGCCCACCGCGGAGGCGACGCGCTTCGCCGATTCGGACCGCACGTCGCCGGCGACGAAGATGCCGGGGACGCTCGACTCCAGGTGGAACGGTGGCCGGTCCAGTTCCCATCCCCGCGGGGCGGCACCGTCGACCGTGAGGTCCGGGCCGGTCAGCAGGAAGCCCCGCCCGTCCCTCGCGACGACGCCGTCGAGCCAGTCCGTGCGCGGCTCGGCACCGATGAAGACGAACAGGAAGTCGGCCGGGACCTGCTCGGTCTCGCCGGACCGGGTGTCGCGCAGGGTGAGCTGTGTGAGGTGGTCGTCGCCGTGCGCCTCGATCACCTGGGTGTGCGGCCGCACGTGCACGTTGTCGATCGCGTTCAGCTGCTGGATGAGGTAGTACGACATCGACGCCTCGAGCGACGGTCCGCGGACCAGCAGCGTCACCGAGCGGGCGCCCTTCGACAGGTACGCCGCCGCCTGGCCCGCCGAGTTCGCGCCGCCCACGATGTAGACGTCCTGGCCCGCGCAGGCTGGCGCCTCGGTCATCGCCGAGCCGTAGAAGATGCCGGCACCCGTGAGCCGCTCCATGCCGGGCGCGTCCAGCTGCCGGTACGCGACGCCGGTGGCGAGGATGACGGTGTGCGCCCCCACGACGGTGCCGTCGGAGAACCGCACGCGCCGCCCGGAGCCCGTCACCTCGAGCTCGACGACATCGGCCGCCGTGATCATCTCGGCGCCGAACTTGGTGGCCTGCCGCCGCGCCCGGTCGGTGAGCTGGGTGCCCGAGACCCCGTCGGGGAAGCCGAGGTAGTTCTCGATGCGCGAGCTCTGTCCCGCCTGCCCGCCGGTCGCGGACCGCTCGACGAGCACCGTCCGCAGCCCCTCTGAGGCGCCGTAGACGGCGGCGCCGAGGCCGGCCGGGCCCGCGCCGACGACGACCAGGTCGTAGAACTCCTCCGACGGGGTGGTGTTCAGGCCCACGTGCGCCGCGAGTTCGCTGTCCGACGGTGCGCACAGCGCGGTCCCGTCGGCGGCGGCGACGAGCGGGAGCTGCTGCCCGTCGCTGCCCGCGGCGGCGAGGAGGCGCTGCCCCTCGGGCGACTCGGCGGTGTACCAGCGGTACGGGATCTGGTTGCGGGCCAGGAACTCCCGCACCTCGGACGAACGGGCCGACCAGCGGTGGCCGACGACCTTCGTCTCCGGGACGGGCCGGTGGTCGCTGCACAGCCAGGCCTCCAGCTGCGCGTCGATGACGGGGTAGAGCTTCTCCTCCGGCGGGTCCCAGGGCTTGAGGAGGTAGTGGTCGAGGTCGACCACGTTGATCGCCTCGATCGCGGCGCCCGTGTCCGCGTACGCGGTGAGCAGCAGCCGGCGGGCGCCCGGGTACACGTCCATCGCCGCTTCCAGGAACTCCAGTCCCGTCATCTGCGGCATGCGGTAGTCGGCGAGGATCGCGGCCACCAGGTCGCCGCGCAGCTTGAGCTCCTTGAGCGCCTCCAGGGCCTGTTCGCCGCTCTCCGCACGCACGATCCGGTACTCGTCCCCGTACTTGCGTCGCAGGTCGCGGGCCACGGCCCGGGACACGCTCGGATCGTCGTCGACGGTCAGGATCGCGGGGCGCCGCCCCGAAGTTTCAGCCACCGTTTCAGATTACGGCGACGGTGGCCTCCGCGTCGGCGAGTGCAGCTGTGAGCGAACGCATCGGGTCGGGACCGTAGGAGACGCGCTGGACGGTGCCCTGCGGCGTCCCGATCGACCAGCGCGTCATCCACCGGTCGTGCAGGCCCTCCGGCTGCGCGATGCGGACCTCCCGGTCGCCGCGGGCGGTGCGGACCGTCATCGCCGTGATCGGTGCCACGATCTCGCCCTTGTGCCTGCGCCGACCGAGAATGTCCACAACACTGAGTACGAGAAGCGTCGCGAAGAGCACCGCCACCGCAGTGATGCGCCACGCCGCCCAGTCATCGAAGTCCATCCACATCAGTGTCATCGCCGGGATGATGAGGACGAAGCCGCCGACGAGGCCCCGAGCGTCCCGCGCGCTCATCGCCGGATCCGACCCGACCGCGATCCGCCACAGCTGGGCCGCGGTGATCGCGACGACGAGGCTCACCGCGAACATCAGGCCGTGGGCGACGCCCTGGCCTCGCGGGCCGTCGACAGGCCAGTCGACCAGCACGAACGCCGCACCGAGCGTCAGCCAGAGCAGCAGCAGTAGCCCGGCGAACGCCTTGAGCACGGCGACCGGGACCGTCCGCGTTTCGCTATCACCGAGTCGGGGCATCACGGCTCCTCCGCGCCCGGATCAGCGCGTAGACGCCGACGCCGATCTCGGCAACGGCGAGGACCGCCATCGCCGCGGCGAGGACGGTGCGGAAGTCCGGCCAGGTCGACCAATCGCGGATCAGCACCACCACCAGCAGGAACGCGCCGAGGCCGATGAAGTACCACGCCATCCGCGGCGTCACCTCGCGTTGCCTCATCACGAATTCAGACTAACGGATTGCGCCCGAATCGTCGGTGCTCTCCGCACCGTCGCGCAGGTGGCTTCCCGCCCGGCTCCGCTCACGCTCCGCCCTGCGGTGGATTGTGCCCGCTCAGCGGACAGAATCTCACACACGTGCAGGGCCCCCACGGCATCGCCTCGAACTCCGCGACTCGCGGCTCCCACACCACCGGAGCCTCAGTGCGTGTCGGCGACGACACGCCGAGGGCAGACCGCCGACCCGCACCGATGGTCGGATGGGGGGGTGAAGCGGCCGGTCTGGCTCCGACGGCCATGCGCGCCACGCATGCCTGCACCGAGAAACTCGCTTCTGACCGGCAATGATGCCGCCATGCGTCGCGCGCATGGCGGTCGGAACGACAACCCAACCCCGCATCGAGCCTCAGCAGCCCGTCAGGCCCGCACACGCCGCGCCGGGCCGGCGTCGGCGCAGGACTCAGACCAGCCCGCCGACGCGCTCCCCCGCCACCGACGCGGACAGGACACGGGAGACGCCGTCGGCGGTGGCGGGCCAGGAGAACTCCCCCGCCCGCTCCCGCGCCTTGGCACCGAGCTCCTCCCGCAGGTCGGCGTCGCTGAGCAGCGCGTACACCGATTCGGTGAGCCCGGCGAGATCACGGACCAGGAGCCCGGTGGCACCGTCGACCACGGAGTCGGTGAGGCCCCGCGACGAGACGTACCCGACGGTCGGCACCGCGTGCTGGGCCGCCTCGATCACCGTGATCCCCCAGCCCTCCTTGCGCGACGGCATGACGTGCACCCAGGCGCGCGAGAGCAGCCGGTGCTTGCGCTGTTCGCTGACGTGGCCGTGGAAGGTCACCCGGTCGAGCACGCCGAGCTTCGCGGCGTGGGCGTAGAGCTCCTCGTCCCACCAGCCGCTGCCGATCACGTCGAGGTGCAGGTCGGGGACGCGGCGGACGAGGCGGGCCAGCACGTCGAGGGCGTCCTCGATCTGCTTGTGCGGCACGAGCCGCGAGAGCACGACGATCCGGGGCGTCGCCGAGCGGACGTCGGCGACGCCGGGCGCGACCTCATCGATCCCGTTGCGCACCACGGCCACCCGCTCGGGGCCGACGCCGAGCAGCGCCAGTTCCTCCGCCGAGGGCAACGAGACGGTGAGGTACTGCGATCGACGGTGCAGCCACGGCGAGAGCCGCGACTCGATGAACCAGCCGACCCGCGCCACGAGCCGGCCCGCGACGGGCCACTGCTCGCGGTGGCAGTGGTGCACGAGCACCGTGACCGGCACGCCCGCGACGAGCCGCGCGAAGAAGGGGATGCCGTTCTGCGTGTCGATCACCGCGTCGGGGCGGATGCCGCGCAGTGGGCCGCGCCCGAACCGGGCGAGCACGATCGCGAGCAGCGCCATCGGATACACGGTGAACCGGCCGCCGCCGCGGGAGATCCGGACGCCGCCCACGGTCTCGGACGGGGCCGCGCCCGGGTACATCGCGGTGCGCAGCGTGACCCGCACGCCGCGGGCGGCCAGCTCCTGCCCGACGCGCTCGAGGTACAGCTCGCTGCCGCCGCCCTGCGGGTGGCGGGTGTCACGCCAACACAGCAGGAGGACTTCACGCACGGCTTCTAGGGTACCGTCCGGTGGCGTGTACCCCGCCACCTGGAAGAACGCGACGAAACAGCTCCGGCGCCGCGCCACGCTCCGGCGCTCGGTGGGGCTGCTGTCCGACTTCCGGTTCGAGCAGTCGGAGCCGGCCCGGTTCTACGGCTCGCTCGCGCGCGACACCGTCGACCTGACCGGCGACCTCTACGGGGATCTCGACGGCGCCCTCGTCCTCGACGTGGGCGGCGGGCCCGGCTACTTCGAGGACGCGTTCGCCGAGCACGGCGCCGTGTACGTGCCCGTCGAACCCGACCCGTCGGAGGCGCACGCCGCCGGGATCACGTCCTCGCGGGGCCTGCGGGGCTCCGGCCTCGCGCTCCCCGTCGCCGACGGTGCCGTCGACGTCTGCCTCTCCTCCAACGTCGCCGAGCACGTCCGGGACTGGCGCACGATGGGCGAGGAGATGCTGCGCGTCACCCGGCCCGGCGGCATGGTGATCCTCAGCTACACGCTCTGGTACGGCCCGTTCGGCGGCCACGAGATGGGGCTGACGCACTACCTCGGCGGCGAGCGCGCCGCCCGGATGTACACCCGCAGGCACGGGCACCCGCCGAAGAACCTCTACGGGACGTCCCTGTTCAAGGTCGGCGCCGCGGACGGGCTGGACTGGGCGGCCACCGTCGGGAACGCCGATCTCCTGGCCGCGTTCCCGCGGTACCACCCGTCGTGGGCGTGGTGGCTGGTGCGCGTCCCCGGCGTGCGGGAGCTGCTCGTGTCGAACCTCGTCCTGGTCTTCCGGAAGCGCTGACGCGGCCGCGACGCCGCGGCGGGCATGCCCGGACACGGGTCCGGCCCCCGGCCGCGGGATCGCCGCGGCCGGGGGCCGGAGGGGAAGGGATCAGGCCGCCGAGTCGGCGACCGTCGGGGCGTCGTCGGACGTGGCGCCCGTGCCCGTGTCCGTGGTCTTGTCCGCGCCGATCCCGGCGAGGGCGTCGTCGACCAGCTCGCCCGCGACGTCGGCCTGGCTGCCGGCCTCCGGCTGGGCCGGCTGCTGCTCACCCGTGGCCCCGCCGGTGGGCTGCTGCGTACCGGCCTCCGGCGTGGCCGGGCTCGTCGGCTCGGACGCGGTAGTCGGCTCGGCGGTCTTCGCCGGGTCGGCCGTGGTGGTCGGCTCCGTCTTCGTGGGCTCTGCGGTCTTCGTGGGGCCGGCCGTCGGGCTCGGCGCGACGGTCGGGCTCGGCGCGACGGTCGGGCTCGGCGCGTCGGCGGTCGGGTCGGCGTCCGGCGAGCGGTGCTTGCCGACGTACGGTGCGTCGGCCGAGGGCGCGGTGGTCCCCGCGACCGGCAGCATGGACAGCGCCGACGTCGTCGGCGTGCCCGCGGCGTCCGCGGCGGCGAGCGCCGTCGCGCCCTGCTGCACACCGGACGCGGTCGCGGACCCGCCGGTGAGAGCCTTCTGCACCTGGCCGAAGAGATCATCCAGACCGCCGCCCTTGATCACCGACGTGGCGAGCTGAATCGGCATCGTGACGATGGTCGTGACGAGCTTGATCACCGGCTCGATGATGCCGAGGCCGAAGTTCAGCACGGGCGTCACCACGGTGTCGACGACGAGCTTCACGGGCCCGGCCGCGACAGGTCCGACGAACGGGATGGACGCGACCAGGTTCGGGACGAGCTGCGCCCCGCCCGTGATGGCACCGCCGACGACGCCGGTGACCAACTCGGGGAGTCGAGCCGCACCGCCCGGGGTGCCGAGGCTGGAGACCACCAGGGACACGACGCGACCGATGAGCTGGCCGTCCATGAGGCCGAGCAGCTTGTCGTCGGGAAGCCCGCCGACGATCGCCCGGAGCTTGTCGGAGTCGATCGAGCCGACGAGCTGGATCAGCTTCTCGGTGGGCAGACCCGCCACGATGGGGCCGAGCTTGGTCACGGGGATCCCGTTGACGAGGTCGCCGAGCGTCTTGTCGTCGAGGCCCGAGACCACGGCGGCCAGCTTGTCGGTGGGGATGCCCTTGACCAGCTGCGTGAGCTTGTCGGTCGGCAGCCCGCCGACGACGGGCGCGAGGCGATCCACCGGGATCAGGCCGACGAGGTCGCCCAGCTTCTTCTGGTCGAAGCCGCCGACCACCTCGGCGAGCTTCTCCGTCGGGATGTAGCTGACGAGCGTGGTGAGCTTGTCACTCGGCAGGCCGGCGACCGCCGGGCCGATCTTCGTGGGGTCGACGGTGCCGATCACCTCGGTGAGGACCGTGCTGTCGAGCCCCTCGACCAGCTTGGCGATCGTCTCGGTGGGCAGGCCTCCGACGACGGCGCCGAGCTTGTCGACCGGGATCGCCTTGACGAGTTCGGTCAACTTGTCGTTCGGCAGGCTCGCGACCACGGGACCGAGCACGTCGGTCGGCAGGCCGCCGACGAGTTCCTTCAGCTTCGCCGGATCCAGGCTGGACACGAGCGTGACCAGGCGCTCGGTCTCGAGCGATCCGACGACCGCCTGGAGCGTCTTGTCGTCGAGGCCCTTGACGACGGCGAGCAGTCTGTCCTGCGGAAGGGCCTTGACGACGGCGTTGAGCTTGTCCTGCGAGAGTCCCGAGACGATGGTGTTCAGCGTCGCGTCGGGCAGGGTCCCGACCACGTCCTTGAGCTTGTCCGCCGGGATCGAACCCACGAGCTGCGCGAGCTTGTTCGTGGGCAGGCTCGCGACGATGGGCCCGAGCTTGTCCACCGGGATGCCGTTGACGAGCTGGCCGAGGGTCTTGTCGTCGAGGCCCGAGACCACGCCGATCAGTTTCTCGACCGGGATGCCCTTGACGAGGGTGGTCAACGTGTCCTGTGGCAGCTCGCCCACGACGCCCGCGAGCTTCTCGGCCGGGATGGATTTGACCAGTTCGGTCAGCTTGGCCTGATCGAAGCTGCCGACCACACCGGCCAGCTTGTCCGTGGGGATGTACCCGACGAGCGCATTGAGCTTGTCGCTGGGGAGGCCGGCGACCGCGGGACCGATCTTCGCGGGGTCGACGGTGCCGATCACCTCGGTGAGGACCGTGCTGTCGAGCCCCTCGACGAGCTTGGCGATGGTCGCGGGAGGCAGGCCCGCCACGACGGTGCCGAGCTTGGCGACGGGGATCTGCTTGACCAG from Tsukamurella paurometabola includes the following:
- a CDS encoding MBL fold metallo-hydrolase, coding for MTLRVERVVTSGTFSLDGGTWEVDNNVWLVGDDSEVVVIDAAHAAAPIIDAVGGRTVRGIVCTHGHNDHVTVAPELSERLDAPILLHPGDDVLWDMTHPGVAHEDLADDSRVAVGGTEIRVIHAPGHSPGSVCLYLPEAGQLFSGDTLFAGGPGATGRSYSDFSVIIESIRDRLFALPPETVVHTGHGDGTTLGAESPHLEEWIRRGH
- a CDS encoding FAD-dependent oxidoreductase yields the protein MAETSGRRPAILTVDDDPSVSRAVARDLRRKYGDEYRIVRAESGEQALEALKELKLRGDLVAAILADYRMPQMTGLEFLEAAMDVYPGARRLLLTAYADTGAAIEAINVVDLDHYLLKPWDPPEEKLYPVIDAQLEAWLCSDHRPVPETKVVGHRWSARSSEVREFLARNQIPYRWYTAESPEGQRLLAAAGSDGQQLPLVAAADGTALCAPSDSELAAHVGLNTTPSEEFYDLVVVGAGPAGLGAAVYGASEGLRTVLVERSATGGQAGQSSRIENYLGFPDGVSGTQLTDRARRQATKFGAEMITAADVVELEVTGSGRRVRFSDGTVVGAHTVILATGVAYRQLDAPGMERLTGAGIFYGSAMTEAPACAGQDVYIVGGANSAGQAAAYLSKGARSVTLLVRGPSLEASMSYYLIQQLNAIDNVHVRPHTQVIEAHGDDHLTQLTLRDTRSGETEQVPADFLFVFIGAEPRTDWLDGVVARDGRGFLLTGPDLTVDGAAPRGWELDRPPFHLESSVPGIFVAGDVRSESAKRVASAVGEGAMAVMFVHRYLEGVDS
- a CDS encoding UBP-type zinc finger domain-containing protein, yielding MSEPTDPIDPTVPPSGTGCVECDAAGGWWVHLRRCATCGHIGCCDSSPSQHASGHARESGHPIVQSYEPGESWFWDYVSEDYYDGPRLADPQHRPVDQAVPGPAGRVPADWRNHVH
- a CDS encoding magnesium transporter MgtE N-terminal domain-containing protein, whose amino-acid sequence is MREAALRDIATARPTATAPFTWSRAGVVTQAMAATILAGSLAVTAMPAGSLSTPKPAQVLAVPAAAPPLRADVQLVWDLILSPVISALSPQALAKALDGIDQQKLADTITLLNDTQVANIISRMPADKVGRVLGVMDPAKVVNIMNAIDKTKLQAIVNGLPQGTLNSIVAGLSQDKLNAVVKSIPQAKLIEVVKSLDSASLKAIVGGLETNRLIEIVSGLDPVKLKELVGGIPSSVLGPVVAGLPPEKLAALVGQIPPDKLGAVVSTLPVATIAGLVENLSPAVLTEVIGTADPTKIGPAVAGLPTDKLTQLVSFIPTDKLAAVVGGFDDTKLAELVNLIPMERLGAVVADLPQDKLTTLVQSIPQDKLIKVVNALDDATLGKLVEGIPAERLGPIVSNLPSDKLAQLVNSIPVEKLRDVVATLPNDKLSTIVSGLSQDQLNAVVKSLPEAQLIEVVKGLDDAKLKAVVGALPTDRLVTLVSGLDSAKLKDLVGGIPSSVLGPVVASLPDDKLTDLVKQIPVAKLGTVVAGLPPATIAKLVEGLDSTVLTEVIGTVDPAKIGPAVAGLPSDKLNALVGYIPTDKLAGVVGSFDQAKLTELVKSIPAEKLAGVVGELPQDTLTTLVKGIPVEKLIGVVSGLDDKTLGQLVNGIPVDKLGPIVASLPTNKLAQLVGSIPADKLKDVVGTLPDATLNTIVSGLSQDKLNAVVKALPQDRLLAVVKGLDDKTLQAVVGSLETERLVTLVSSLDPAKLKELVGGLPTDVLGPVVASLPNDKLTELVKAIPVDKLGAVVGGLPTETIAKLVEGLDSTVLTEVIGTVDPTKIGPAVAGLPSDKLTTLVSYIPTEKLAEVVGGFDQKKLGDLVGLIPVDRLAPVVGGLPTDKLTQLVKGIPTDKLAAVVSGLDDKTLGDLVNGIPVTKLGPIVAGLPTEKLIQLVGSIDSDKLRAIVGGLPDDKLLGLMDGQLIGRVVSLVVSSLGTPGGAARLPELVTGVVGGAITGGAQLVPNLVASIPFVGPVAAGPVKLVVDTVVTPVLNFGLGIIEPVIKLVTTIVTMPIQLATSVIKGGGLDDLFGQVQKALTGGSATASGVQQGATALAAADAAGTPTTSALSMLPVAGTTAPSADAPYVGKHRSPDADPTADAPSPTVAPSPTVAPSPTAGPTKTAEPTKTEPTTTADPAKTAEPTTASEPTSPATPEAGTQQPTGGATGEQQPAQPEAGSQADVAGELVDDALAGIGADKTTDTGTGATSDDAPTVADSAA
- a CDS encoding glycosyltransferase family 4 protein; the encoded protein is MREVLLLCWRDTRHPQGGGSELYLERVGQELAARGVRVTLRTAMYPGAAPSETVGGVRISRGGGRFTVYPMALLAIVLARFGRGPLRGIRPDAVIDTQNGIPFFARLVAGVPVTVLVHHCHREQWPVAGRLVARVGWFIESRLSPWLHRRSQYLTVSLPSAEELALLGVGPERVAVVRNGIDEVAPGVADVRSATPRIVVLSRLVPHKQIEDALDVLARLVRRVPDLHLDVIGSGWWDEELYAHAAKLGVLDRVTFHGHVSEQRKHRLLSRAWVHVMPSRKEGWGITVIEAAQHAVPTVGYVSSRGLTDSVVDGATGLLVRDLAGLTESVYALLSDADLREELGAKARERAGEFSWPATADGVSRVLSASVAGERVGGLV
- a CDS encoding S-(hydroxymethyl)mycothiol dehydrogenase, translated to MPQTVRGIVARAKGEPVEVVPIVIPDPGPGEVVVAVQACGVCHTDLHYREGGINDEFPFLLGHEAAGIVETVGEGVDHVAPGDFVVLNWRAVCGQCRACKRGKPQYCFDTFNATQKMTLEDGTELSPALGIGAFAEKTLVHQGQCTKVDADADPSVVGLLGCGVMAGLGAAVNTGGVSRGDTVAVIGCGGVGDAAIAGSRLVGARTIIAVDRDPKKLEWARELGATHTVNAAETDAVEAIQELTDGFGADVVIDAVGRPETWKQAFYARDLAGTVVLVGVPTPDMTLDMPLIDFFSRGGALKSSWYGDCLPERDFPQLVDLYRQGRLPLEKFVTERIGLDEVEQAFETMHRGEVLRSVVVL
- a CDS encoding DUF6968 family protein is translated as MPRLGDSETRTVPVAVLKAFAGLLLLLWLTLGAAFVLVDWPVDGPRGQGVAHGLMFAVSLVVAITAAQLWRIAVGSDPAMSARDARGLVGGFVLIIPAMTLMWMDFDDWAAWRITAVAVLFATLLVLSVVDILGRRRHKGEIVAPITAMTVRTARGDREVRIAQPEGLHDRWMTRWSIGTPQGTVQRVSYGPDPMRSLTAALADAEATVAVI
- a CDS encoding class I SAM-dependent methyltransferase gives rise to the protein MYPATWKNATKQLRRRATLRRSVGLLSDFRFEQSEPARFYGSLARDTVDLTGDLYGDLDGALVLDVGGGPGYFEDAFAEHGAVYVPVEPDPSEAHAAGITSSRGLRGSGLALPVADGAVDVCLSSNVAEHVRDWRTMGEEMLRVTRPGGMVILSYTLWYGPFGGHEMGLTHYLGGERAARMYTRRHGHPPKNLYGTSLFKVGAADGLDWAATVGNADLLAAFPRYHPSWAWWLVRVPGVRELLVSNLVLVFRKR